In Spodoptera frugiperda isolate SF20-4 chromosome 28, AGI-APGP_CSIRO_Sfru_2.0, whole genome shotgun sequence, one genomic interval encodes:
- the LOC118264929 gene encoding acyl-CoA Delta-9 desaturase isoform X1 → MRYKTKTLRSTLHLIKRIQSSQTSLTRLRYPHKLQKMPPQGQTGGSWVLYETDAVNVDTEAPVIVPPSAEKREWKIVWRNVILMGLLHIGGVYGAYLFLTTAMWRTSLFAVFLYICSGLGITAGAHRLWAHKSYKARLPLRLLLTLFNTLAFQDAVIDWARDHRMHHKYSETDADPHNATRGFFFSHVGWLLVRKHPQIKAKGHTIDLSDLKNDPILRFQKKHYLILMPLVCFILPCYIPTLWGESLWNAYFVCSIFRYVYVLNVTWLVNSAAHLWGAKPYDKNINPVETKPVSLVVLGEGFHNYHHTFPWDYKTAELGDYSLNLTKLFIDFMAAIGWAYDLKTVSPDVIQKRVKRTGDGSHAVWGWDDHEVHQEDKKLAAIINPEEKTE, encoded by the exons ATgcgatataaaacaaaaactttgcGCTCGACGCTGCATTTGATAAAGCGCATCCAAAGTTCCCAGACGTCTTTAACTCGTCTACGTTATCCGCATAAACTAC AAAAAATGCCTCCTCAAGGGCAAACTGGTGGCTCCTGGGTCCTGTATGAAACAGATGCTGTGAACGTGGACACAGAGGCCCCGGTGATTGTACCTCCATCGGCCGAAAAAAGGGAATGGAAGATAGTATGGAGAAACGTCATCTTGATGGGATTGCTCCATATCGGAGGAGTTTATGGAGCATACCTCTTCCTTACCACAGCTATGTGGCGGACTAGTTTATTTG cTGTGTTCTTGTACATATGCTCTGGTCTGGGCATCACCGCCGGTGCGCACAGGCTATGGGCTCACAAGTCATACAAGGCTCGTCTGCCACTGCGACTTCTGCTTACTCTCTTCAATACCTTGGCCTTCCAA GATGCCGTAATTGACTGGGCCCGCGATCATCGGATGCATCACAAGTACTCCGAAACCGATGCTGATCCTCACAATGCGACTCGAGGCTTCTTCTTCTCCCACGTCGGATGGCTGCTGGTCAGGAAACACCCGCAGATCAAGGCTAAAGGACACACCATTGACCTGAGCGACCTGAAGAATGATCCCATTCTGCGCTTCCAGAAGAA ACACTACCTGATCCTCATGCCTTTGGTCTGCTTCATCCTGCCGTGCTACATTCCGACCCTGTGGGGTGAATCTCTATGGAACGCATACTTCGTGTGCTCCATCTTCCGTTACGTCTACGTACTGAACGTGACCTGGCTGGTGAACTCCGCTGCCCACCTGTGGGGCGCCAAGCCTTACGATAAGAACATCAACCCGGTGGAAACCAAACCCGTCTCCCTCGTGGTGCTGGGCGAAGGATTCCACAACTACCATCACACTTTCCCTTGGGACTACAAGACCGCTGAACTCGGAGACTACTCCCTCAACCTCACCAAATTGTTCATAGATTTCATGGCCGCTATCGGATGGGCATACGACCTCAAGACTGTATCTCCGGACGTTATCCAGAAACGCGTGAAGAGGACCGGTGACGGTAGCCACGCAGTGTGGGGCTGGGACGACCACGAGGTACACCAGGAGGACAAGAAATTAGCTGCAATTATTAACCCAGAAGAAAAGACTGAATAA
- the LOC118264929 gene encoding acyl-CoA Delta-9 desaturase isoform X2, with protein sequence MKEKMPPQGQTGGSWVLYETDAVNVDTEAPVIVPPSAEKREWKIVWRNVILMGLLHIGGVYGAYLFLTTAMWRTSLFAVFLYICSGLGITAGAHRLWAHKSYKARLPLRLLLTLFNTLAFQDAVIDWARDHRMHHKYSETDADPHNATRGFFFSHVGWLLVRKHPQIKAKGHTIDLSDLKNDPILRFQKKHYLILMPLVCFILPCYIPTLWGESLWNAYFVCSIFRYVYVLNVTWLVNSAAHLWGAKPYDKNINPVETKPVSLVVLGEGFHNYHHTFPWDYKTAELGDYSLNLTKLFIDFMAAIGWAYDLKTVSPDVIQKRVKRTGDGSHAVWGWDDHEVHQEDKKLAAIINPEEKTE encoded by the exons atgaaAG AAAAAATGCCTCCTCAAGGGCAAACTGGTGGCTCCTGGGTCCTGTATGAAACAGATGCTGTGAACGTGGACACAGAGGCCCCGGTGATTGTACCTCCATCGGCCGAAAAAAGGGAATGGAAGATAGTATGGAGAAACGTCATCTTGATGGGATTGCTCCATATCGGAGGAGTTTATGGAGCATACCTCTTCCTTACCACAGCTATGTGGCGGACTAGTTTATTTG cTGTGTTCTTGTACATATGCTCTGGTCTGGGCATCACCGCCGGTGCGCACAGGCTATGGGCTCACAAGTCATACAAGGCTCGTCTGCCACTGCGACTTCTGCTTACTCTCTTCAATACCTTGGCCTTCCAA GATGCCGTAATTGACTGGGCCCGCGATCATCGGATGCATCACAAGTACTCCGAAACCGATGCTGATCCTCACAATGCGACTCGAGGCTTCTTCTTCTCCCACGTCGGATGGCTGCTGGTCAGGAAACACCCGCAGATCAAGGCTAAAGGACACACCATTGACCTGAGCGACCTGAAGAATGATCCCATTCTGCGCTTCCAGAAGAA ACACTACCTGATCCTCATGCCTTTGGTCTGCTTCATCCTGCCGTGCTACATTCCGACCCTGTGGGGTGAATCTCTATGGAACGCATACTTCGTGTGCTCCATCTTCCGTTACGTCTACGTACTGAACGTGACCTGGCTGGTGAACTCCGCTGCCCACCTGTGGGGCGCCAAGCCTTACGATAAGAACATCAACCCGGTGGAAACCAAACCCGTCTCCCTCGTGGTGCTGGGCGAAGGATTCCACAACTACCATCACACTTTCCCTTGGGACTACAAGACCGCTGAACTCGGAGACTACTCCCTCAACCTCACCAAATTGTTCATAGATTTCATGGCCGCTATCGGATGGGCATACGACCTCAAGACTGTATCTCCGGACGTTATCCAGAAACGCGTGAAGAGGACCGGTGACGGTAGCCACGCAGTGTGGGGCTGGGACGACCACGAGGTACACCAGGAGGACAAGAAATTAGCTGCAATTATTAACCCAGAAGAAAAGACTGAATAA
- the LOC118264929 gene encoding acyl-CoA Delta-9 desaturase isoform X3 — protein sequence MPPQGQTGGSWVLYETDAVNVDTEAPVIVPPSAEKREWKIVWRNVILMGLLHIGGVYGAYLFLTTAMWRTSLFAVFLYICSGLGITAGAHRLWAHKSYKARLPLRLLLTLFNTLAFQDAVIDWARDHRMHHKYSETDADPHNATRGFFFSHVGWLLVRKHPQIKAKGHTIDLSDLKNDPILRFQKKHYLILMPLVCFILPCYIPTLWGESLWNAYFVCSIFRYVYVLNVTWLVNSAAHLWGAKPYDKNINPVETKPVSLVVLGEGFHNYHHTFPWDYKTAELGDYSLNLTKLFIDFMAAIGWAYDLKTVSPDVIQKRVKRTGDGSHAVWGWDDHEVHQEDKKLAAIINPEEKTE from the exons ATGCCTCCTCAAGGGCAAACTGGTGGCTCCTGGGTCCTGTATGAAACAGATGCTGTGAACGTGGACACAGAGGCCCCGGTGATTGTACCTCCATCGGCCGAAAAAAGGGAATGGAAGATAGTATGGAGAAACGTCATCTTGATGGGATTGCTCCATATCGGAGGAGTTTATGGAGCATACCTCTTCCTTACCACAGCTATGTGGCGGACTAGTTTATTTG cTGTGTTCTTGTACATATGCTCTGGTCTGGGCATCACCGCCGGTGCGCACAGGCTATGGGCTCACAAGTCATACAAGGCTCGTCTGCCACTGCGACTTCTGCTTACTCTCTTCAATACCTTGGCCTTCCAA GATGCCGTAATTGACTGGGCCCGCGATCATCGGATGCATCACAAGTACTCCGAAACCGATGCTGATCCTCACAATGCGACTCGAGGCTTCTTCTTCTCCCACGTCGGATGGCTGCTGGTCAGGAAACACCCGCAGATCAAGGCTAAAGGACACACCATTGACCTGAGCGACCTGAAGAATGATCCCATTCTGCGCTTCCAGAAGAA ACACTACCTGATCCTCATGCCTTTGGTCTGCTTCATCCTGCCGTGCTACATTCCGACCCTGTGGGGTGAATCTCTATGGAACGCATACTTCGTGTGCTCCATCTTCCGTTACGTCTACGTACTGAACGTGACCTGGCTGGTGAACTCCGCTGCCCACCTGTGGGGCGCCAAGCCTTACGATAAGAACATCAACCCGGTGGAAACCAAACCCGTCTCCCTCGTGGTGCTGGGCGAAGGATTCCACAACTACCATCACACTTTCCCTTGGGACTACAAGACCGCTGAACTCGGAGACTACTCCCTCAACCTCACCAAATTGTTCATAGATTTCATGGCCGCTATCGGATGGGCATACGACCTCAAGACTGTATCTCCGGACGTTATCCAGAAACGCGTGAAGAGGACCGGTGACGGTAGCCACGCAGTGTGGGGCTGGGACGACCACGAGGTACACCAGGAGGACAAGAAATTAGCTGCAATTATTAACCCAGAAGAAAAGACTGAATAA